The proteins below are encoded in one region of Salvelinus fontinalis isolate EN_2023a chromosome 10, ASM2944872v1, whole genome shotgun sequence:
- the LOC129863326 gene encoding protein CutA homolog yields MDWLYPRFHKESLAQTLCRLGLFVICMGMVLTMSMYPMLRALCVQLHSSFMGSYVPGHHSVLLINCPNEQAAKDIGRALMERRMAACINILPRTSTMYYWKGEIQDATEILMFVKTRTSQIQRVTDFVKSVHPYETPEVLSFPVEDGSLPYMKWMDEAVPDD; encoded by the exons ATGGACTGGCTGTACCCACGATTTCACAAGGAGTCCCTAGCTCAAACTCTCTGTCGTTTGGGATTGTTCGTGATCTGTATG GGAATGGTGTTGACCATGTCCATGTATCCCATGCTGAGGGCCCTGTGTGTCCAGCTCCATTCTTCCTTCATGGGGAGCTACGTACCTGGACACCACTCTGTCCTCCTCATCAACTGCCCCAATGAACAGGCAGCCAAGGACATAGGCAG AGCCCTTATGGAGAGGAGGATGGCAGCATGCATCAATATTCTGCCCAGGACTTCTACGAT GTATTACTGGAAAGGAGAGATTCAAGATGCAACGGAAATTCTGATG TTTGTGAAGACGAGGACCTCGCAGATCCAGAGGGTCACAGACTTTGTCAA GTCTGTCCATCCCTATGAGACTCCAGAGGTGCTGAGTTTTCCAGTTGAGGACGGGAGCCTGCCATATATGAAATGGATGGACGAGGCCGTTCCTGACGACTGA